From the genome of Helicobacter pylori, one region includes:
- a CDS encoding DUF3972 domain-containing protein, which yields MDILDLNKAQAVQQNEQEVEDKERESKEPVVLEDLSALAWLELEEFSRLSGLPKERVLELVNIGKIKSKISNNKLLIDASSGTNALIKKVENNLISMDMNGRSLEPAFVEKTINTILNLHDKVIGAKDETISAFKNENMFLKDALISMQEVYEEDKKTIDLLRDELNQAREEIEFMKRKYRLMWGKVADMSSVNKK from the coding sequence TTGGATATTTTAGATTTGAACAAAGCGCAAGCGGTGCAACAAAATGAGCAAGAGGTAGAGGATAAAGAGCGAGAGTCTAAAGAGCCGGTGGTTTTAGAAGATTTGAGTGCTTTAGCATGGCTTGAATTAGAAGAGTTTAGCCGCCTTTCAGGGCTTCCTAAAGAAAGGGTTTTGGAATTAGTAAATATCGGTAAAATCAAGAGCAAAATAAGCAACAACAAGCTTTTAATTGATGCGAGCAGCGGGACAAACGCTTTAATCAAAAAGGTAGAAAATAATTTGATTTCTATGGATATGAACGGGCGTTCTTTAGAGCCTGCGTTTGTGGAAAAGACCATTAACACGATTTTAAACTTGCATGATAAAGTCATTGGCGCTAAAGATGAAACGATTTCAGCCTTTAAAAATGAAAACATGTTTTTAAAAGACGCTTTAATCTCTATGCAAGAAGTCTATGAAGAAGATAAAAAAACCATTGATCTTTTGCGAGACGAACTCAATCAAGCGAGAGAAGAAATTGAATTTATGAAGAGGAAATACCGCTTGATGTGGGGGAAAGTCGCTGACATGAGCAGCGTGAATAAAAAGTAG
- the hpaA2 gene encoding HpaA2 protein, producing the protein MKKGSLAVVLGSLLVSGAFYTALADGMPAKQQHNNTGESVELHFHYPIKGKQEPKNSHLVVLIEPNIEINKVIPESYQKEFEKSLVLQLSSFLERKGYSVSQFKDASEIPQDIKEKALLVLRMDGNVAILEDIVEESDALSEEKVIDMSSGYLNLNFVEPKSEDIIHSFGIDVSKIKAVIERVELRRTNSGGFVPKTFVHKIKETDRDQAIRKIMNQAYHKVMVHITKELSKKHMEHYEKVSSEMKKRK; encoded by the coding sequence ATGAAAAAAGGTAGTTTAGCGGTAGTTTTAGGATCGTTATTAGTGAGTGGGGCGTTTTATACGGCTCTAGCTGATGGAATGCCTGCAAAGCAACAGCACAATAATACGGGCGAGTCAGTGGAGTTGCATTTCCACTATCCTATTAAAGGCAAGCAAGAGCCTAAAAACAGCCATTTAGTCGTTTTGATCGAACCTAATATAGAGATCAATAAGGTTATCCCTGAAAGCTATCAAAAAGAATTTGAAAAATCTTTAGTCCTTCAATTGAGTAGTTTTTTAGAGAGAAAAGGCTATAGCGTTTCGCAATTTAAAGATGCTAGCGAAATCCCACAAGACATCAAAGAAAAAGCGTTGCTCGTTTTACGCATGGATGGGAATGTGGCGATTTTAGAAGATATTGTAGAAGAGAGCGATGCGCTTAGTGAAGAAAAGGTTATAGACATGTCTTCAGGGTATTTGAACTTGAATTTTGTTGAGCCAAAAAGTGAAGATATTATCCATAGTTTTGGTATTGATGTTTCAAAAATTAAGGCTGTGATTGAAAGAGTGGAATTGCGGCGCACCAATTCTGGAGGTTTTGTCCCCAAAACTTTTGTGCATAAGATTAAAGAAACCGACCGTGACCAAGCTATTAGAAAAATCATGAATCAAGCCTATCACAAAGTGATGGTGCATATTACCAAAGAGTTAAGCAAAAAACACATGGAACATTATGAAAAAGTTTCTAGTGAAATGAAAAAACGAAAGTAG
- the pheT gene encoding phenylalanine--tRNA ligase subunit beta encodes MKLSVNDLNVFVDTPKDIAKLCEDLSCLGLEVESCIPCVAPKNVVVGKVLEKAPHKNAEKLSVCQVDAGKEVLQIVCGAKNVTPNQFVPVALNGALIGSTTIAKTELRGVESCGMICSSSELGFPKINDGILELDESVGELVLGKGLNEYAPFNTHVLEISLTPNRGDCLSVLGIAREISAFYHTPLKPIKALNFTPKSDLITLCADENIESHLAYYLVCNHSLKTPLNVKLSLAHNNALSENDLNNFIEFNAHFSGVVMNAYSLDATPIDLSVKNDENNLESVYINHQKRSTIAIKHQDQKDLSEHLLLEASYTDPISLSLKLHALKDKTLQKDNALIYRSARGSNPNLSDGLNFLSAHLKATILESKQTKHALKDRTLKFKPEDITEILGLAVEEETIQGILKNLGFKVSAKEPNSKSQILEVVAPNFRHDIKTIQDIAEEILRFVGIDHLISKPLDSVSNKNSNPHYDTHRFFENLKHKALACGFKEVIHYVFYSKEKQQKLGFEVLEDPLELQNPITTELNTLRTSLVCGLLDASLRNKNLGFKSIALYEKGSVYNSKREEIQKLGFLASGLQKKESYPDAKGKAWDFYSFAECVSKVIGDFSLEKLTTQTPINHPYQSAKIIQNHKIIGVIAKIHPKVIQELDLFESYYAEIDAFKLKRPSMLLKPFSVYPSSARDLTLIVDENTAFSGIKKALKDAQIPNLSEILPLDIFKESDNTIALSVRCVIHSLEKTLNDEEVNSAVQKALEILEKEFNARLKG; translated from the coding sequence ATGAAACTGAGTGTCAATGATTTGAATGTTTTTGTAGATACGCCCAAAGATATAGCCAAACTCTGTGAGGATTTGAGTTGCTTAGGTTTAGAAGTGGAAAGCTGTATCCCTTGTGTTGCTCCTAAAAATGTAGTTGTTGGTAAAGTTTTAGAAAAAGCCCCACATAAAAACGCTGAAAAACTCAGCGTGTGTCAAGTGGATGCGGGCAAGGAAGTGTTACAAATCGTGTGTGGGGCTAAAAATGTCACGCCAAACCAATTCGTGCCAGTCGCTTTAAATGGGGCGCTAATAGGCTCAACAACCATCGCTAAAACTGAGCTTAGGGGGGTTGAAAGTTGCGGCATGATTTGTTCTAGTAGCGAATTGGGCTTTCCTAAAATCAATGATGGCATCTTGGAATTAGATGAGAGTGTTGGGGAGTTGGTTTTAGGGAAAGGATTAAACGAATACGCCCCCTTCAACACGCATGTTTTAGAAATTTCATTGACTCCTAATCGTGGGGATTGCTTGAGCGTTTTAGGAATTGCCAGAGAGATTAGCGCGTTTTATCACACGCCCCTAAAGCCTATTAAGGCTTTAAATTTTACGCCAAAAAGCGATTTGATCACGCTTTGCGCGGACGAAAATATTGAATCGCATTTGGCTTATTATTTGGTTTGCAACCATTCTTTAAAAACCCCTTTAAATGTCAAACTTTCGCTCGCTCATAATAATGCCTTGAGCGAGAATGATCTGAACAATTTCATAGAATTTAACGCGCATTTTAGTGGGGTGGTAATGAACGCTTATAGCCTGGATGCAACCCCTATTGATTTGAGCGTGAAAAACGATGAAAACAACCTTGAAAGCGTTTATATTAACCATCAAAAACGCTCCACTATCGCTATAAAACATCAAGATCAAAAGGATTTGAGCGAGCATTTGCTTTTAGAAGCGAGCTACACTGATCCTATAAGCCTATCTTTAAAATTACACGCCCTAAAAGATAAAACGCTTCAAAAAGACAATGCCCTTATTTATAGAAGCGCTAGAGGGAGCAACCCTAATTTATCAGACGGCTTGAATTTTTTAAGCGCTCATTTGAAAGCAACGATTTTAGAAAGCAAACAAACTAAACATGCTTTAAAAGATCGCACCCTTAAATTCAAACCTGAAGACATTACCGAAATTTTGGGGCTTGCTGTAGAAGAAGAAACCATTCAAGGTATTTTAAAAAATTTAGGCTTTAAAGTTAGCGCAAAAGAGCCAAACTCAAAATCTCAAATTTTAGAGGTTGTTGCGCCAAATTTCAGGCATGACATTAAAACGATCCAAGATATTGCTGAAGAAATCTTACGCTTTGTAGGGATTGATCATTTGATTTCAAAGCCCCTTGATAGCGTCAGCAACAAAAATTCAAACCCCCATTATGACACGCACCGCTTTTTTGAAAACCTTAAACACAAGGCTCTTGCTTGCGGTTTTAAAGAAGTTATTCACTATGTGTTTTACTCTAAAGAAAAACAGCAAAAACTAGGCTTTGAAGTTTTAGAAGATCCCCTAGAATTGCAAAACCCTATCACAACAGAGTTAAACACCCTGAGAACGAGCCTTGTTTGCGGGCTTTTAGACGCCAGTTTAAGGAATAAAAATTTAGGGTTTAAAAGCATAGCCCTTTATGAAAAAGGGAGCGTGTATAACTCTAAAAGAGAAGAGATCCAAAAACTAGGCTTTTTAGCGAGCGGCTTGCAAAAAAAAGAAAGCTACCCTGATGCTAAGGGCAAGGCTTGGGATTTTTATTCTTTTGCCGAATGCGTTTCAAAAGTTATAGGGGATTTTAGCTTGGAAAAACTAACCACTCAAACCCCCATTAACCACCCCTACCAGAGTGCTAAAATCATTCAAAATCACAAAATCATAGGCGTAATCGCTAAAATCCACCCTAAAGTGATCCAAGAATTAGATTTGTTTGAAAGCTATTACGCTGAGATAGACGCTTTTAAACTCAAACGCCCCAGCATGCTATTAAAACCCTTTAGCGTTTATCCTAGTAGTGCGAGAGATTTGACTCTAATCGTTGATGAAAACACCGCTTTTAGCGGGATTAAAAAAGCCCTAAAAGACGCTCAAATCCCTAATTTAAGCGAGATTCTACCCCTTGATATTTTTAAAGAAAGCGATAATACCATAGCCTTAAGCGTGCGTTGCGTGATCCATTCTTTAGAAAAAACCCTGAATGATGAAGAGGTCAATTCA
- a CDS encoding histidine triad nucleotide-binding protein: MNVFEKIIKGEIPCSKILENECFLSFYDINPKAKVHALVIPKQSIQDFNSITPELMAQMTSFIFEVVEKLGIKENGYKLLTNVGKNAGQEVMHLHFHILSGDKH, translated from the coding sequence ATGAATGTGTTTGAAAAAATAATCAAAGGCGAAATCCCTTGTTCTAAGATTTTAGAAAACGAGTGTTTTTTATCCTTTTATGACATTAACCCCAAAGCTAAAGTGCATGCATTAGTGATCCCCAAACAAAGCATTCAGGATTTTAACAGCATCACCCCAGAGCTTATGGCGCAAATGACAAGTTTTATCTTTGAAGTGGTGGAAAAATTAGGCATCAAAGAGAACGGCTACAAGCTTTTAACCAATGTGGGTAAAAACGCAGGGCAAGAGGTGATGCATTTGCATTTTCATATTTTAAGCGGGGATAAACATTAA
- a CDS encoding aminotransferase class V-fold PLP-dependent enzyme — protein sequence MQAFLNRSFAPLLNPNESPLEQVKSSIILKKGVSYFDWGASGLASALVEKRMKSLLPYYANAHSVASKHAILMGMLLKECQKKLKRSLNLSDGYCVLSAGYGASSAIKKFQEILGVCIPSKTKKNLEPYLKDMALKRVIVGPYEHHSNEISWREGLCEVVRIPLNEHGLLDLEILEQILKKSPNSLVSMSAASNVTGLLTPLKEVSSLCKKYKAALALDLANFSAHANPKDCEYQTGFYAPHKLLGGIGGCGLLGISKDLIDTQIAPSFSAGGVIKYANRTRHEFIDELPLREEFGTPGLLQFYRSALAYQLRDECGLDFIHKKENNLLRVLMHGLKDLPAINIYGNLTASRVGVVAFNIGGISPYDLARVLSYEYAIETRAGCSCAGPYGHDLLNLNAQKSSDFNTKPGWIRVSLHFTHSINDIDYLLDSLKKAVKKLR from the coding sequence ATGCAAGCGTTTTTAAATAGGAGTTTTGCTCCCTTACTCAATCCTAATGAGAGTCCTTTAGAGCAGGTTAAATCCAGTATTATTTTAAAAAAAGGGGTGTCTTATTTTGACTGGGGGGCTTCAGGCTTAGCGAGCGCTTTAGTGGAAAAACGCATGAAATCTTTACTGCCTTATTATGCGAACGCTCATTCTGTTGCTTCTAAACATGCGATTTTAATGGGCATGCTTTTAAAAGAGTGCCAAAAAAAGTTAAAGCGTTCTTTAAATTTGAGCGATGGTTATTGCGTCTTGAGCGCGGGGTATGGGGCGAGCTCAGCGATCAAGAAATTTCAAGAAATTTTAGGGGTGTGTATCCCTTCAAAAACGAAGAAAAATTTAGAGCCGTATTTGAAAGATATGGCTTTAAAGCGTGTGATTGTAGGACCTTATGAGCATCATTCTAATGAAATTAGTTGGCGTGAAGGTTTGTGTGAAGTGGTGCGTATCCCTTTAAATGAACATGGCTTATTGGATTTAGAAATTTTAGAGCAAATTTTAAAAAAATCCCCTAACAGCTTGGTTTCTATGAGCGCGGCTTCTAATGTAACCGGACTGCTTACGCCCTTAAAAGAAGTTTCATCATTGTGTAAGAAATATAAGGCCGCTTTGGCTTTGGATTTAGCGAATTTTAGTGCGCATGCTAACCCTAAAGATTGCGAATACCAAACCGGTTTTTATGCGCCTCATAAGCTTTTAGGAGGCATTGGAGGGTGCGGTCTTTTAGGCATTTCTAAAGATTTGATTGACACTCAAATCGCCCCGAGTTTTAGCGCAGGGGGCGTGATTAAATACGCTAACCGCACACGGCATGAATTTATTGATGAATTGCCTTTGAGAGAAGAGTTTGGCACGCCAGGATTGTTGCAATTTTACAGGAGCGCTTTGGCGTATCAATTAAGAGATGAATGCGGTTTGGATTTTATCCACAAGAAAGAAAACAACCTTTTAAGAGTGCTCATGCATGGCTTAAAAGACTTGCCTGCTATTAATATCTATGGGAATTTAACCGCGAGTCGTGTGGGGGTAGTGGCTTTTAATATTGGGGGGATTTCGCCCTATGATTTAGCGAGAGTTTTAAGCTATGAATACGCTATTGAGACTCGGGCAGGTTGCTCTTGCGCGGGGCCTTATGGGCATGATTTATTGAATCTTAACGCTCAAAAGTCAAGCGATTTTAACACTAAACCCGGATGGATTAGAGTGAGCTTGCACTTCACGCATTCCATAAACGATATTGATTATTTGTTAGACAGCTTGAAAAAAGCGGTTAAAAAATTGCGTTAA
- the pheS gene encoding phenylalanine--tRNA ligase subunit alpha codes for MHTLIERLEKVTNSKELEEARLNALGKKGVFADKFNQLKNLNGGEKNAFAKEIHHYKQAFEKAFELKKKAILELELEERLKKEKIDVSLFNAIKTSSSHPLNHTKNKIIEFFTPLGYKLEIGSLVEDDFHNFSALNLPPYHPARDMQDTFYFKDHKLLRTHTSPVQIHTMQEQTPPIKMICLGETFRRDYDLTHTPMFHQIEGLAVDQKGNIRFTHLKGVIEDFLRYFFGGVKLRWRSSFFPFTEPSAEVDISCVFCKQEGCRVCSHTGWLEVLGCGMVNNAVFEAIGYENVSGFAFGMGIERLAMLTCQINDLRSFFETDLRVLESF; via the coding sequence TTGCACACCTTAATAGAGCGATTAGAAAAGGTTACTAATAGCAAAGAGTTAGAAGAAGCACGCTTGAATGCTTTGGGCAAAAAAGGGGTTTTTGCGGATAAATTCAACCAACTCAAAAATCTAAACGGCGGAGAAAAAAACGCCTTCGCTAAAGAAATCCACCATTATAAACAAGCGTTTGAAAAGGCCTTTGAATTGAAAAAAAAGGCGATTTTAGAGCTTGAATTAGAAGAACGCTTGAAAAAAGAAAAAATTGATGTGAGTTTGTTTAACGCTATCAAAACAAGCTCTTCTCACCCTTTAAATCACACTAAAAATAAAATCATTGAATTTTTTACCCCATTAGGATACAAGCTTGAAATCGGCTCTTTAGTAGAAGATGATTTCCATAATTTTAGCGCTTTAAACTTGCCCCCTTACCATCCTGCAAGAGACATGCAAGACACTTTCTATTTTAAAGATCACAAGCTTTTAAGGACCCACACTTCGCCCGTTCAAATCCACACCATGCAAGAACAAACCCCACCCATTAAGATGATCTGTTTAGGCGAAACCTTTAGGCGCGATTATGACTTGACCCACACGCCCATGTTCCATCAAATTGAAGGGCTTGCTGTGGATCAAAAAGGGAATATCCGTTTCACGCATTTAAAGGGCGTGATCGAAGACTTTTTGCGTTATTTCTTTGGCGGCGTGAAATTAAGGTGGCGCTCTAGCTTTTTCCCTTTCACAGAGCCAAGCGCTGAAGTGGATATTAGTTGCGTGTTTTGCAAACAAGAAGGCTGTAGGGTTTGCTCGCACACAGGCTGGCTAGAAGTGTTAGGCTGTGGCATGGTCAATAATGCGGTGTTTGAAGCCATAGGGTATGAGAATGTGAGCGGGTTTGCTTTTGGCATGGGGATTGAAAGATTAGCCATGCTGACTTGCCAGATCAATGATTTGCGCAGTTTTTTTGAAACTGATTTGAGGGTGTTGGAGAGCTTTTAA
- the guaA gene encoding glutamine-hydrolyzing GMP synthase — MILVLDFGSQYTQLIARRLRESGIYAEIVPFFESIENIQKKAPKGLILSGGPASVYAKDAYKPNEKIFDLNLPILGICYGMQYLVDFFGGVVACANEQEFGKAVLEITQDSVIFEGVKTKSLVWMSHMDKVIELPKGFTTLAKSPNSPHCAIESAKIFGLQFHPEVIQSEEGGKILENFALSVCGCEKTWGMQHFAQREIARLKEKIANAKVLCAVSGGVDSTVVATLLHRAIKDNLIAVFVDHGLLRKNEKERVQAMFKDLQIPLNTIDAKEIFLSKLKGVSEPELKRKIIGETFIEVFEKEAKKHHLKGKIEFLAQGTLYPDVIESVSIKGPSKVIKTHHNVGGLPEWMDFKLIEPLRELFKDEVRLLGKELGVSQDFLMCHPFPGPGLAIRILGEISESKIKRLQEADFIFIEELKKANLYDKVWQAFCVLLNVNSVGVMGDNRTYENAICLRAVNASDGMTASFSFLEHSFLEKVSNRITNEVSGINRVVYDITSKPPGTIEWE; from the coding sequence ATGATTTTAGTATTAGATTTTGGAAGCCAATACACACAGCTGATTGCTAGAAGATTGAGAGAGAGTGGGATTTATGCGGAAATAGTCCCTTTTTTTGAAAGCATAGAAAACATTCAAAAAAAAGCCCCTAAAGGTTTGATTTTGAGCGGGGGACCAGCGAGCGTGTATGCTAAAGACGCTTACAAGCCCAATGAAAAAATCTTTGATTTGAATTTGCCGATTTTAGGGATTTGTTACGGCATGCAGTATTTGGTGGATTTTTTTGGGGGAGTAGTGGCTTGTGCGAATGAGCAAGAATTTGGTAAGGCTGTTTTAGAAATCACTCAAGATTCTGTGATTTTTGAAGGCGTGAAAACCAAAAGTCTTGTGTGGATGAGCCATATGGATAAAGTCATAGAATTGCCTAAAGGCTTCACTACCCTTGCAAAAAGCCCTAATTCCCCCCATTGCGCGATTGAAAGCGCTAAGATTTTTGGCTTGCAATTCCACCCAGAAGTCATCCAAAGCGAAGAGGGGGGTAAGATTTTAGAAAATTTTGCCCTTTCAGTTTGCGGCTGTGAAAAAACTTGGGGGATGCAGCATTTCGCTCAAAGAGAAATCGCACGATTGAAAGAAAAAATCGCTAACGCTAAGGTTTTGTGCGCGGTGAGTGGGGGCGTGGATTCTACGGTGGTCGCTACGCTATTACACAGAGCCATTAAGGATAATTTGATCGCTGTTTTTGTGGATCATGGCTTGTTGCGTAAAAATGAAAAAGAAAGGGTGCAAGCGATGTTTAAAGACTTGCAAATCCCTTTAAACACGATAGACGCTAAAGAAATCTTTTTGTCTAAATTAAAGGGCGTGAGCGAGCCTGAATTGAAGCGAAAAATCATCGGCGAAACCTTTATTGAAGTGTTTGAAAAAGAAGCCAAGAAGCACCATTTAAAAGGCAAAATTGAGTTTTTAGCCCAAGGCACTTTATACCCTGATGTGATTGAATCCGTGAGCATTAAAGGGCCTTCAAAAGTGATCAAAACACACCATAATGTGGGCGGACTGCCTGAATGGATGGACTTTAAACTCATAGAGCCTTTAAGGGAATTGTTTAAAGATGAGGTGCGTTTGTTGGGTAAGGAATTGGGCGTTAGCCAGGATTTTTTAATGTGCCACCCCTTTCCAGGGCCTGGGCTTGCGATAAGGATTTTAGGCGAGATTAGTGAGAGTAAGATCAAACGCTTGCAAGAAGCGGATTTTATTTTTATAGAAGAGCTTAAAAAGGCCAATTTGTATGACAAGGTTTGGCAAGCTTTTTGCGTGTTGTTGAATGTCAATTCTGTGGGGGTTATGGGGGATAATCGCACTTATGAAAACGCTATTTGTTTGAGGGCGGTAAATGCGAGCGATGGCATGACAGCGAGCTTTTCATTTTTAGAGCATTCTTTTTTAGAAAAGGTTTCTAATCGTATCACTAATGAAGTGAGCGGTATCAATAGGGTAGTGTATGATATTACTTCTAAACCACCAGGAACGATTGAATGGGAATGA